In Gimesia benthica, a single window of DNA contains:
- a CDS encoding uroporphyrinogen-III synthase, whose translation MNAPRLRVCSFESRKQDAMQALIKRNQGIPTLVHSMDEIPLEDNAQVKAFCERLFRGEIDVIVFLTGVGATALLQAAEAYYPREKVLDTLRKTIVTVRGPKPTVVLRNWEVPIHYSAPEPNTWHEIISIWDEKEFSVTGKHIVVQEYGKPVQEFYDELRNRGAQVMPVTVYRWALPEDTSGLRNAVHATIRGDFDILMFTSAQQVSHVLQIAEEEQVRDKWLIAAARAMIASVGPACSEALNQEGLPIDYESSPPKMGPLVKGALESAPEILARKK comes from the coding sequence ATGAATGCTCCCCGTTTACGCGTCTGTAGTTTTGAAAGTCGAAAACAGGACGCCATGCAGGCTCTGATCAAACGCAATCAGGGGATTCCTACTCTGGTGCACTCCATGGATGAAATCCCATTGGAAGACAATGCGCAGGTTAAAGCGTTTTGCGAACGGTTGTTTCGTGGTGAAATCGATGTGATTGTCTTTCTGACCGGAGTCGGAGCTACAGCTCTGCTTCAGGCTGCAGAGGCATATTATCCCCGGGAAAAGGTTCTCGACACTTTGCGAAAAACAATTGTGACGGTGCGCGGGCCTAAGCCAACTGTTGTACTTCGCAACTGGGAAGTTCCCATTCATTATTCCGCCCCGGAACCCAATACCTGGCACGAAATTATTTCGATCTGGGATGAAAAAGAATTCTCCGTGACCGGTAAGCACATTGTCGTTCAGGAATACGGAAAGCCGGTTCAGGAATTTTATGACGAACTCCGAAACCGGGGAGCCCAGGTGATGCCGGTGACCGTCTATCGCTGGGCGCTTCCTGAAGATACTTCCGGGCTACGAAATGCAGTTCATGCGACGATCAGAGGAGATTTTGACATCCTGATGTTCACGAGTGCACAGCAGGTGTCTCATGTTCTGCAGATTGCTGAAGAGGAACAAGTCCGCGATAAATGGCTCATTGCAGCAGCCAGAGCCATGATCGCTTCAGTCGGTCCCGCCTGCTCTGAGGCCCTGAATCAGGAGGGGCTCCCTATCGACTACGAATCGAGCCCACCTAAAATGGGGCCGCTGGTTAAAGGGGCCTTAGAATCTGCTCCTGAAATCCTGGCCCGGAAAAAATGA
- the glgB gene encoding 1,4-alpha-glucan branching protein GlgB has product MTQRPTVPSDTEYRPLKQIKMSQSFHPETNPNRPNVPWRPQSLHNKIQTRRPLFTSAELHALKTGMHCTMYQSMGAHPDEVNGIKGTRFAVWAPNAQEVCVICDRNHWKHGENHLHSSDAGVWSGFLPEVGQGDAYKFSLRGQNGEFFEKSDPYAFYSELRPKTASIVYDIENFPWQDQQWLRKRLETNWHNEPVSIYEVHLGSWKRPKDGRQFFSYRELAKELVDYVHQMGYTHIQLMPVTEHPFDGSWGYQTTGYFAPTSRFGTPHDLMYFVDYCHQAGVGVLFDWVPGHFPTDGHSLGRFDGTCLYEHADPRKGFHPDWGTYIFNYGRNEVRDFLLSSAHFWIDKYHFDGLRVDAVASMLYLDYSREEGEWVPNPSGGRENLEAIQFLKDANISLHGAYPGILTIAEESTSWGGVSHPVYNGGLGFSMKWDMGWMNDTLRYMHFDPIYRSHHQGELSFRMIYAFTENFVLPLSHDEVVHGKRSLLSQMPGDLWQQFANLRLLYGYQYTMPGKKLLFMGGELAQWTEWNHDNELDWKLIGHEKHDGIRRLIGDLNYLYRTEKSLYETDFSQEGFSWLQCDDSKNSVFAFQRNSTDDEEHVIVIANFTPVPREGYRIGVPKAGYYHEIINSDAKIYGGSNIGNAGGVYSEKISSHGKNDSITLNLPPLALLIMKPVAAPQKKIKSDTK; this is encoded by the coding sequence ATGACGCAGAGGCCGACTGTACCATCAGATACTGAATACAGACCCTTAAAACAGATCAAAATGAGCCAATCTTTTCATCCTGAAACAAACCCAAACCGCCCCAATGTTCCGTGGCGGCCCCAAAGCCTGCACAATAAGATTCAGACTCGTCGACCATTATTTACCTCCGCCGAACTTCACGCACTAAAGACAGGAATGCATTGCACCATGTACCAATCAATGGGAGCTCACCCCGACGAAGTTAATGGAATTAAAGGCACACGCTTCGCTGTCTGGGCACCAAATGCACAGGAAGTCTGTGTGATCTGTGATCGCAACCACTGGAAACATGGAGAAAATCACCTTCATTCCAGTGATGCAGGAGTCTGGTCGGGGTTTCTCCCGGAGGTAGGCCAGGGAGACGCTTACAAATTCAGTCTGCGAGGCCAGAACGGTGAGTTCTTCGAAAAGAGCGATCCCTACGCTTTTTACTCCGAACTGCGCCCGAAGACCGCTTCGATCGTTTATGATATTGAAAACTTCCCCTGGCAGGACCAGCAGTGGTTACGAAAACGCCTGGAGACCAACTGGCATAATGAACCTGTTTCAATTTATGAAGTCCATTTGGGTTCCTGGAAACGCCCCAAAGACGGGCGACAGTTCTTTTCTTATCGGGAACTGGCCAAGGAACTGGTCGATTATGTGCATCAGATGGGCTACACCCACATTCAGCTGATGCCTGTCACAGAGCACCCGTTCGATGGATCCTGGGGCTACCAGACGACCGGTTATTTCGCACCAACCAGCCGGTTCGGCACCCCGCATGATCTGATGTATTTCGTAGATTACTGCCATCAGGCGGGCGTCGGCGTACTTTTCGACTGGGTTCCCGGCCATTTTCCCACAGATGGTCACTCCCTCGGCCGTTTCGACGGCACCTGCCTATACGAACACGCAGACCCTCGCAAAGGGTTCCACCCCGACTGGGGAACCTACATTTTTAATTACGGGCGGAACGAAGTTCGCGATTTCCTGCTGTCGAGTGCCCATTTCTGGATTGATAAGTATCACTTTGACGGCCTCCGCGTAGATGCCGTTGCCTCAATGCTGTATCTGGACTATTCACGAGAGGAAGGGGAGTGGGTTCCCAACCCCAGCGGAGGCCGTGAAAATCTGGAAGCAATTCAGTTCCTGAAGGACGCAAACATCAGCCTGCACGGAGCCTATCCGGGAATTCTCACGATTGCCGAAGAATCTACCTCCTGGGGAGGTGTATCACACCCGGTTTATAACGGAGGACTAGGCTTCAGCATGAAATGGGATATGGGCTGGATGAACGACACCTTGCGTTACATGCATTTCGATCCGATTTATCGATCACATCACCAGGGCGAACTTTCTTTTCGCATGATCTATGCTTTTACAGAAAACTTTGTACTGCCTTTATCGCACGATGAAGTCGTACACGGTAAACGTTCTCTGCTATCCCAGATGCCTGGCGATCTGTGGCAACAATTCGCAAATCTAAGACTGTTGTACGGATATCAATACACAATGCCAGGCAAAAAACTGCTCTTTATGGGGGGAGAACTGGCACAGTGGACCGAATGGAATCATGATAACGAACTTGACTGGAAACTGATCGGTCACGAAAAACATGATGGGATTCGTCGCCTGATCGGTGACCTGAACTACTTATACCGCACCGAAAAATCTCTATATGAGACTGATTTTTCTCAGGAAGGATTCTCCTGGCTCCAGTGTGATGACTCGAAAAACAGCGTATTTGCATTCCAGCGAAATTCGACAGATGATGAGGAGCACGTCATTGTGATTGCAAACTTCACACCTGTGCCAAGGGAAGGCTATCGAATTGGGGTCCCCAAAGCGGGTTACTACCATGAAATCATTAATAGTGACGCCAAGATTTACGGTGGTTCCAATATCGGAAATGCAGGTGGGGTCTACAGCGAGAAAATCAGCAGTCATGGTAAGAACGACAGTATCACGTTGAATTTGCCCCCGCTGGCATTGCTGATTATGAAACCGGTAGCAGCACCGCAGAAGAAAATAAAATCGGACACAAAGTAG
- a CDS encoding DUF1444 family protein, with protein MSDLELQEWSRYTGPACWYSLSYPGDWVKDEKDGILQLSPPEGESTLTISCHWKSVLPQTSTVAGMEMDFDQLFVRHRNIQQRTPLAIEHESSAYSGEAIIQKKQSWWQNLVSWIPGFPQNWQFWNLWLIRERSIQMVVTYFYDPRIKDEHFNIVQQILHSIQITLDPAQPPELFAREVLTLAEAKFPLISSHLLPGFRLKFGEAELNLSNFYRAYLNSRSEFEKNITTALATILQINEWGTDQTEPEFEQVRDRIMPILLSRDSWQNHFPNFVGENWIANLAILYVVDESNAYWYIHEKLLEKWGINCEEIHELALTNLDRYFEYHQIELICMSREDGPDMIIQSKPDAYNASQVLSRGFYQQARRFLGSEFLAGVPNRDFLLALSLSESQIIEKIQHNIACDYLKMDHPLTDQLLVVTADGVSEYCGVG; from the coding sequence TTGTCTGACTTAGAACTTCAAGAATGGTCGCGTTACACGGGACCTGCGTGTTGGTATTCACTATCCTATCCCGGTGACTGGGTCAAAGATGAGAAAGATGGGATTCTGCAACTCAGCCCCCCGGAAGGTGAGTCCACTCTTACTATCAGCTGTCACTGGAAATCAGTCCTGCCGCAGACCTCTACAGTTGCTGGTATGGAAATGGATTTCGATCAACTGTTTGTCAGGCATCGTAATATCCAGCAGCGCACCCCGTTAGCAATCGAACATGAATCGAGTGCCTATTCTGGTGAAGCCATCATTCAAAAGAAACAGAGCTGGTGGCAAAACCTGGTGTCGTGGATCCCCGGTTTCCCCCAGAACTGGCAGTTCTGGAACCTGTGGTTGATACGTGAGCGATCAATCCAGATGGTCGTCACCTATTTTTATGATCCGCGAATTAAAGACGAACATTTTAACATCGTACAGCAAATCTTACACTCGATTCAGATTACTCTCGATCCTGCACAACCTCCAGAACTATTCGCACGGGAAGTCCTGACTCTGGCAGAAGCGAAGTTCCCACTGATTTCTTCACATTTATTACCGGGGTTCCGGCTCAAATTTGGTGAAGCAGAGTTGAATCTGAGCAATTTTTATCGAGCCTATCTGAATTCCCGATCTGAATTCGAGAAAAATATCACGACAGCCCTCGCCACGATTCTGCAGATCAATGAATGGGGAACCGATCAAACGGAACCGGAATTTGAACAGGTGCGGGATCGAATCATGCCGATCCTGTTATCCCGAGACTCTTGGCAGAACCATTTTCCCAATTTTGTCGGGGAGAACTGGATTGCGAATCTGGCCATCCTGTATGTGGTCGACGAATCGAACGCGTACTGGTATATTCATGAGAAGCTGCTGGAAAAGTGGGGAATCAACTGTGAAGAAATTCATGAGTTGGCCCTGACAAACCTGGACCGATATTTTGAGTATCACCAGATCGAGTTAATCTGCATGTCCCGGGAAGACGGGCCAGACATGATCATTCAAAGTAAACCTGATGCTTATAATGCATCTCAGGTACTGAGTCGGGGCTTTTATCAGCAGGCACGCCGGTTTCTGGGAAGCGAATTTCTGGCCGGAGTCCCCAACCGTGACTTTCTGCTGGCGCTCAGCTTAAGTGAGTCACAGATAATTGAAAAAATTCAGCACAATATTGCCTGTGATTATTTGAAAATGGACCACCCGCTTACGGATCAGTTACTGGTTGTCACTGCGGATGGAGTCAGCGAATATTGCGGTGTAGGCTGA
- a CDS encoding MBL fold metallo-hydrolase → MQQELNIFSERPGEFITMGTGTSVGIPIVGCDCEVCTSPNPKNQRGRTSVYIGAPEGGFLIDTPPELRLQMLRENIPWVHAVLYTHGHADHLFGLDDVRISGYRLEKSVTLHCEEIVEQQIRRSFNYAFEEPTHNLHHMSRPRLDFQRVTLEPFDLLGLRIQPIRLMHGTLPILGYRINDIAFCTDVSQIPEESWQHLEGLEYLIIDALRIKPHPTHFNLEQGLEVVEKVKPRRAYFTHISHSLEHEETNASLPEHVELAFDGLSLPLSAAK, encoded by the coding sequence ATGCAACAGGAATTAAATATCTTCTCCGAGAGACCGGGTGAATTCATCACAATGGGAACTGGAACCAGCGTGGGAATTCCCATCGTTGGCTGTGACTGTGAAGTCTGCACATCCCCCAATCCGAAGAACCAGAGAGGACGCACTTCCGTATATATAGGCGCTCCTGAAGGTGGCTTTTTAATAGACACACCACCTGAGCTAAGACTGCAAATGCTACGGGAAAATATCCCCTGGGTTCACGCGGTACTCTATACTCATGGCCATGCCGACCATCTATTCGGTCTGGATGATGTCAGAATCAGCGGTTATCGACTGGAAAAATCGGTTACGCTCCACTGTGAAGAAATCGTGGAACAACAGATTCGCCGTTCTTTCAACTATGCTTTTGAAGAACCTACCCACAATCTTCACCACATGTCGAGGCCAAGGCTGGATTTCCAACGTGTCACCTTGGAACCTTTTGACCTCCTGGGCTTGAGAATTCAACCTATCCGACTGATGCATGGCACACTGCCAATCCTGGGATACAGGATTAATGACATCGCTTTCTGCACCGATGTTAGTCAGATCCCGGAGGAGAGCTGGCAGCACCTGGAAGGTCTGGAGTACCTGATTATCGATGCCTTAAGAATCAAACCACACCCCACACACTTTAATCTGGAACAGGGGCTGGAAGTCGTTGAGAAGGTAAAACCCAGGCGTGCTTACTTCACGCATATCTCTCACTCGCTTGAGCATGAAGAAACGAACGCCAGTCTGCCTGAGCATGTCGAACTGGCATTCGATGGTCTGTCATTGCCCTTAAGTGCGGCGAAGTGA
- a CDS encoding LysM peptidoglycan-binding domain-containing protein encodes MHQDKKVGLALALLVIGFVGAFCLRQEKNTTVEIPELNDPHYLDEQIADKDRTPYLGSSTKDPLDTQLGSEQTLTGISDSPRGTKETGVAVPTISHTKPGGQAKSGNAERWGEMPDFLKEIELPEEEVTIENQFTSSDLADDQFEPNQNQTFTQPQAPDSTQGSDPLKNETRKPAHNNAWEVNPAQRSPEPINSGERRPLQYRVHTVRSGETLSEISIRYLGTSRKYREIFNINRDQLRSPNDIREGMKLRIPVYPTSEMKPQSAGRQTNTGTPAVSGKRTMGQMVSQPKLKSENGSVQFEGLIESLSQSTEKGVPDAQDVGQAVKQLENSLSSQQLEDSTGMNSIPDSYRKFIPVPRSPLTPGTTDKGTRIGHSLSQIQPENVDEIVEDLFERLPDESKSSTHGEQAKTYVIQKGDTLESIALRIYGKRSAAFQIYQKNRDLLKNANYIMPGMKLQLP; translated from the coding sequence ATGCATCAAGATAAAAAAGTCGGTTTAGCTTTAGCGTTACTGGTAATTGGTTTCGTTGGCGCATTTTGTCTACGCCAGGAAAAGAATACCACCGTTGAGATTCCAGAACTCAATGACCCCCACTATCTGGATGAACAGATCGCTGATAAAGATCGAACGCCCTATCTGGGTTCCTCGACTAAAGACCCGCTGGATACTCAGCTCGGAAGTGAGCAGACTCTGACCGGAATTTCGGACTCACCTCGGGGCACGAAAGAAACCGGAGTTGCTGTTCCAACTATTTCTCATACAAAACCAGGCGGACAAGCTAAGTCCGGCAACGCCGAACGCTGGGGAGAAATGCCTGATTTTCTGAAAGAGATCGAACTTCCGGAAGAAGAAGTTACGATTGAAAATCAGTTTACCAGTTCGGATCTTGCAGATGATCAATTTGAGCCCAACCAGAATCAAACATTCACACAACCGCAGGCTCCTGATTCAACGCAAGGTTCAGATCCTCTCAAGAACGAAACACGTAAACCCGCGCATAATAATGCCTGGGAGGTGAATCCGGCTCAGCGGAGTCCAGAGCCAATAAACAGTGGCGAGAGACGTCCGCTGCAGTATCGCGTTCATACAGTGCGATCAGGCGAAACTCTGTCTGAAATTTCAATTCGTTACTTGGGGACGAGCCGCAAATATCGGGAAATATTCAATATCAATCGCGATCAGCTTCGTAGTCCGAATGACATTCGAGAGGGTATGAAATTACGGATTCCTGTCTATCCGACTTCTGAAATGAAACCACAGTCAGCAGGTCGGCAAACTAATACTGGAACTCCTGCTGTTTCAGGCAAACGAACAATGGGGCAGATGGTTTCTCAGCCTAAGCTCAAATCAGAGAATGGCTCGGTTCAGTTTGAAGGGCTGATCGAGTCACTGTCTCAGTCAACAGAAAAAGGAGTTCCTGATGCGCAGGATGTTGGGCAAGCCGTTAAGCAGCTCGAAAATTCATTGAGTTCTCAACAGCTGGAAGACTCAACTGGAATGAATTCAATTCCTGACAGTTACCGTAAGTTCATTCCTGTCCCCCGCTCGCCTCTGACACCAGGGACCACAGATAAGGGAACACGTATTGGGCATTCACTCTCTCAGATCCAACCTGAAAATGTGGATGAAATTGTAGAAGATCTGTTTGAACGTCTACCTGATGAGTCTAAAAGCAGCACTCACGGCGAACAAGCGAAGACCTATGTAATTCAGAAGGGAGATACACTGGAGTCAATCGCTCTGCGGATTTATGGTAAACGTTCCGCTGCGTTTCAGATCTACCAGAAAAACCGTGATCTACTGAAGAATGCAAATTACATCATGCCGGGAATGAAGCTCCAGCTTCCGTAA
- a CDS encoding PhoH family protein — translation MSEATLSFSDPDQIPVLLGTHDCHIRQIQNALGVNVVHRGDELRIIGDDSQLQKSLRIFSELRAIIEKTGQLKNEQVQTALFGGNPSSKQEKQTPDSTPSAIDLYEKSRKVHPRTPGQSEYIKSILEHDLVFCTGPAGCGKTFLAVAMAINALRTEQVRKIVLVRPAVEAGEKLGFLPGDMLAKVNPFLRPLLDALGSLLDYEQVSRYMENDIVEVVPLAFMRGRTLDNTFIIMDEAQNTTVTQMKMFLTRMGMGSKIVVTGDVSQIDLPPDVSCGMTDAINRLRNIKGVGLTQLKNEDIVRHRLVGEIVKAYQNEDIS, via the coding sequence ATGTCAGAAGCCACACTTTCTTTCTCTGATCCTGATCAGATCCCGGTTCTGCTGGGAACCCATGATTGTCACATCAGACAAATTCAGAATGCACTGGGTGTGAACGTCGTGCATCGAGGCGACGAATTACGAATCATCGGCGATGATTCGCAACTCCAGAAATCACTTCGCATCTTTTCCGAGTTAAGAGCCATCATCGAAAAGACCGGCCAGCTCAAAAATGAGCAGGTACAAACAGCCCTGTTTGGTGGAAACCCGAGTAGCAAGCAAGAAAAACAGACCCCGGACTCGACGCCTTCGGCTATTGATCTTTATGAAAAGTCCCGAAAAGTACATCCGCGAACTCCGGGGCAGTCTGAATACATCAAGTCGATCCTGGAACACGACCTGGTATTTTGCACAGGTCCAGCAGGGTGCGGTAAAACTTTCCTGGCGGTCGCAATGGCTATAAACGCCCTCCGCACGGAGCAGGTCCGCAAAATCGTGCTGGTACGCCCCGCAGTCGAAGCTGGCGAAAAGCTGGGATTCCTTCCGGGCGATATGCTGGCCAAGGTCAATCCATTTTTACGTCCGCTTCTGGATGCTCTGGGCAGTCTGCTCGACTATGAGCAGGTCAGTCGTTACATGGAAAATGATATCGTAGAAGTAGTACCGCTGGCATTTATGCGTGGTCGGACTCTGGACAACACATTTATCATTATGGACGAAGCTCAAAACACAACAGTGACCCAGATGAAAATGTTCCTGACCCGTATGGGAATGGGATCCAAAATTGTGGTCACAGGTGACGTCTCTCAGATCGACTTGCCCCCCGATGTCTCATGTGGCATGACGGATGCCATCAATCGCCTGCGAAACATAAAAGGCGTCGGACTTACTCAGTTAAAGAATGAAGACATTGTGCGTCATCGACTGGTAGGCGAAATTGTCAAGGCTTACCAGAACGAAGACATCTCCTGA
- a CDS encoding HD family phosphohydrolase has protein sequence MAFFGPKRSRTALAASLRDSSKLSSRLRELLSNRGTLSRLSVCLLTILILMVAVESWKAPFPYRLGMYSEHGILASVSFEVANPIETDRERTQKESEVPYYFIQNPILIDNLPKLLREDLKAIADAKSLDELNSDARAELGLTPSRRLEQFVDQFPEESEQTFAELKSQVSSPDSNDTKKIDAIIEDFTKLIAPLKTYGIVNENDLTKHQIRPGDKIEIVYKDTGEQKKVTTFDIRLPDQLSANSVIGREWSKFPKLDSMKSALSHWIYFQAPTTLVYDAARTQTERKQARQDVEEVYDTFQRGTVLVEPGQLIEDNQLALLRAEYETKEKAVPYYERVVRVSFIFLMFIVLAVLNGYHLLRNKRAVARTVSRLSIYLSVIVLTVFLGRILSYDPWRAEVLPLVVTVMVFAIVYDQIMAILTALSLSLILCLSTGSSLGHFVVLMSISSVAVTSLATVSSRSTLIKLGFGMGLTYFLVYWGINLINSQELSNGLIDQQVLWESLQGAGWCLAAGYLVAGSLPFIESLFGVVTDISLLEMSNVSHPLLQELVRRAPGTYNHSISMATIGEAAADKIGANGLLVRVAAYYHDIGKMLKPQYFIENMVVGSESLHDNLAPAMSTLIIIGHVKDGVDLARQHNLPQPIIDFIEQHHGTTLVEYFFREAEKQADQSPDHKTDAEESSFRYPGPKPQTREAGVMMLADAVESASRTLSDPTPKRIKSLVHSLVMKRLLDGQFNECSLTLSEINIVEESLVKSLIGIYHGRIKYPEERSA, from the coding sequence ATGGCTTTTTTTGGTCCTAAAAGATCCCGAACGGCGCTTGCTGCCAGTTTGCGTGATTCTTCCAAATTAAGTTCGAGGCTGCGCGAATTACTGAGCAACCGGGGTACACTGTCCCGTCTCAGCGTCTGTCTGCTGACTATCCTGATTCTGATGGTCGCAGTCGAAAGCTGGAAAGCACCTTTTCCCTACCGATTAGGCATGTACTCCGAACATGGGATTCTTGCCAGTGTTTCGTTTGAGGTAGCTAATCCCATCGAAACCGACCGGGAACGGACGCAAAAAGAGTCTGAGGTCCCGTATTACTTCATTCAGAACCCCATCTTGATTGATAACCTTCCCAAACTTCTGAGAGAAGACCTGAAAGCCATCGCCGATGCCAAATCTTTGGATGAACTGAATAGCGATGCCCGTGCTGAACTGGGTTTGACCCCCTCACGTCGGCTGGAACAGTTTGTAGATCAGTTCCCGGAAGAATCTGAGCAGACCTTTGCAGAATTGAAGTCACAGGTCTCCAGTCCTGACTCCAATGATACAAAAAAAATCGACGCAATCATTGAGGATTTTACAAAACTCATTGCACCACTCAAGACCTATGGGATTGTTAACGAAAATGATCTGACGAAACACCAGATTCGCCCCGGTGATAAAATCGAAATCGTTTACAAAGACACGGGAGAACAGAAGAAGGTAACCACCTTTGATATCCGGCTGCCTGACCAGCTCTCTGCAAACAGCGTGATCGGTCGTGAATGGAGTAAATTCCCCAAACTGGATTCCATGAAGTCGGCTCTGTCTCACTGGATTTACTTCCAGGCTCCTACAACACTGGTTTACGATGCTGCCCGAACCCAGACAGAACGAAAACAGGCAAGGCAGGACGTTGAAGAGGTCTACGACACTTTCCAGAGGGGCACAGTTCTGGTCGAACCTGGCCAATTGATCGAAGACAATCAGCTGGCTCTGCTACGAGCAGAGTACGAAACTAAAGAAAAAGCGGTCCCCTATTATGAGCGGGTTGTACGAGTCAGTTTCATTTTTCTGATGTTTATCGTACTGGCAGTCTTAAACGGATATCATCTGCTGAGAAATAAAAGGGCTGTTGCCAGAACCGTCAGCAGATTGAGTATCTATCTGAGCGTCATTGTCTTAACCGTGTTTCTGGGTAGGATTCTTTCCTACGATCCCTGGCGTGCAGAAGTACTGCCTCTGGTAGTCACCGTAATGGTCTTCGCAATCGTCTATGACCAAATCATGGCGATTCTGACAGCGTTGTCGTTGTCCTTGATCCTTTGTCTTTCCACGGGAAGCTCGCTGGGGCATTTCGTGGTATTGATGAGTATTTCTTCAGTGGCGGTTACTTCGCTGGCCACAGTCTCATCCCGCTCCACTTTAATCAAACTTGGTTTCGGCATGGGGTTGACCTACTTTCTGGTCTACTGGGGAATCAACCTGATCAACAGTCAGGAGCTTTCCAACGGCCTGATTGATCAGCAGGTCCTCTGGGAAAGCCTGCAGGGAGCAGGGTGGTGTCTGGCAGCAGGTTATCTGGTTGCCGGCAGTCTTCCCTTTATTGAATCCCTGTTTGGCGTGGTAACGGATATCAGCCTGCTCGAGATGAGTAATGTTTCGCACCCACTACTGCAGGAACTGGTCCGTCGAGCACCAGGTACCTATAACCATTCCATCTCGATGGCTACAATCGGTGAAGCAGCAGCAGACAAAATCGGTGCAAATGGATTACTGGTCCGGGTTGCCGCCTACTACCATGACATCGGCAAGATGCTCAAACCCCAGTACTTCATCGAAAACATGGTCGTTGGGAGTGAAAGTCTACACGACAATCTGGCCCCGGCGATGAGTACCCTGATCATTATCGGCCATGTCAAAGATGGCGTCGACCTCGCTCGTCAACACAATCTACCACAGCCCATCATCGACTTCATCGAACAACACCACGGCACCACGCTGGTTGAGTATTTCTTCCGCGAGGCAGAAAAACAGGCCGACCAGAGTCCAGATCATAAAACCGATGCAGAAGAGTCATCCTTCCGCTATCCCGGCCCTAAACCACAGACTCGTGAAGCAGGGGTCATGATGTTAGCCGACGCCGTGGAAAGCGCCAGTCGAACCTTGAGTGACCCAACTCCGAAACGGATTAAGTCTCTGGTCCATTCACTGGTGATGAAACGGCTGCTGGATGGGCAGTTTAACGAATGTTCGTTGACATTGAGTGAAATTAATATTGTCGAAGAATCCCTGGTGAAATCTCTGATTGGGATCTATCACGGACGCATCAAGTACCCCGAAGAACGTTCTGCATAA
- the ybeY gene encoding rRNA maturation RNase YbeY, translated as MNTTDQYQIDIQNSQNLLAIDESQLQDAVRYLLESEQVIQAEISLAIVDNPTIRELNQQYLSHDYDTDVLSFLLECSQDESVDQSVIRGAGKSLEGEVIISAEMAISMAEQYHWSAADEFLLYVVHGLLHLCGYDDLSEDELKVMRAREQQIFDRWKLQIPRREE; from the coding sequence ATGAACACAACCGACCAGTATCAGATCGATATCCAGAACTCTCAAAATTTGCTCGCGATTGATGAGTCCCAGCTTCAAGACGCAGTCCGCTACCTGCTGGAGTCAGAACAGGTAATCCAGGCAGAGATCAGTCTGGCGATTGTGGATAACCCCACAATCAGGGAATTGAATCAGCAATATCTGTCACACGATTACGACACCGACGTGCTCAGTTTTCTGCTGGAGTGCTCCCAGGATGAGAGTGTGGACCAATCAGTCATCAGAGGAGCAGGGAAGTCGCTAGAAGGTGAAGTCATTATCTCGGCAGAGATGGCAATTTCCATGGCCGAACAATACCACTGGTCCGCTGCAGATGAATTTCTACTGTATGTAGTGCACGGGTTGTTGCATCTGTGTGGTTACGACGACCTGTCGGAAGATGAATTAAAAGTGATGAGAGCCCGCGAACAGCAGATTTTTGATCGCTGGAAATTACAGATTCCTCGCCGTGAAGAGTGA